Proteins encoded within one genomic window of Komagataella phaffii GS115 chromosome 3, complete sequence:
- a CDS encoding t-SNARE required for ER membrane fusion and vesicular traffic, producing MSDLTVLFQNCVHIYEQTGDIRTKSARKTANDENKPQDTLLKEALEVSKFLSHILKFIKSVRKPYLLSSTVSRQNQKEDESLTEDQKDKIDEEINLQLHKISQKIKFLETYEDKHYQNMIQNRTLPSYLGKKMMHSHRVEEQELYEDTMRRFKKQVLTYLTMSLKETSTSFMEMKQQRLSKKRELQKSNFFADSLLEENEIEDDHVSEDEQAEEPNESFPPASSQQLQILEQENTELLLANKNKELAKAKSLENSIMDITGLINEISLQLSDQSSAISQMMDNHEDVLQDVKLGNLELLKTRDRNSKSTKSIVTIIMALSIFLLVVDFLF from the coding sequence ATGTCTGATCTAACTGTTCTGTTTCAGAATTGCGTTCATATCTACGAACAAACAGGTGATATACGTACGAAATCTGCAAGAAAAACAGCTAATGACGAAAACAAACCCCAAGATACTCTTCTGAAAGAGGCATTAGAGGTGAGCAAGTTCTTGTCACATATACTCAAATTCATCAAGAGTGTCAGAAAACCTTACCTCCTATCATCAACCGTAAGCCGTCAGAATCAGAAGGAAGACGAGTCGTTGACAGAAGATCAGAAAGATAAAATCGACGAGGAGATCAACCTTCAATTGCATAAAATATCCCAAAAGATcaagttcttggaaacATACGAGGACAAGCATTACCAAAATATGATTCAGAACAGAACTCTACCAAGCTACTTGGGCAAAAAGATGATGCATTCGCACAGAGTAGAAGAACAGGAACTGTATGAGGACACCATGAGAaggttcaagaaacagGTGCTCACATATCTTACCATGAGTTTGAAGGAAACTTCCACCTCGTTTATGGAGATGAAACAGCAAAGGTTGAGTAAAAAAAGGGAGCTTCAGAagtcaaatttttttgCAGACTCTTTGCTGGAGGAGAATGAAATCGAAGATGATCATGTGtctgaagatgaacagGCAGAAGAACCTAACGAGAGCTTTCCACCAGCAAGTAGCCAGCAATTGCAAATATTGGAACAGGAGAATACAGAATTATTGTTGGCAAATAAGAACAAAGAGCTTGCAAAGGCAAAGTCTCTGGAAAATTCCATTATGGATATCACGGGGCTTATCAATGAAATATCTCTGCAACTAAGTGACCAGTCTTCAGCTATCAGTCAAATGATGGACAACCATGAGGACGTTCTACAAGATGTGAAGTTGGGTAATCTAGAGCTACTGAAGACCCGAGATAGAAATTCTAAAAGCACAAAATCCATTGTCACCATAATCATGGCATTGAGCATATTTTTACTGGTGGTTGACTTTTTGTTTTAG
- a CDS encoding Essential protein involved in the processing of pre-rRNA and the assembly of 60S ribosomal subunit — MIRTIKPKTARAKRELGKRDPKIVENVKNALFVPGKSSNKVLHDVVVDLSSLKKPNMKRFNKKNDILPFEDPSSLEFFSEKNDSSLLVLSSHNKKRPNTLTWIRTFNYKLYDMIELSILNNYKLLNEFKQSRVDVGMKPMFVFNGPIFDSHPVYQHLKSLFLDFYRGEETNLLDLKGLQHVISISAGEIDDVEESISKLPLVHFRVYRLKTYKSPEPKLPRVELDEVGPRLTFKVGRYQSPDPEVEKEALTQPKQQQPKVKKNVQTDIIGDKVAQVHVGSQDLSKLQTRKMKGLKKRYDQVEVDNGDEDFGSNKKAKTD, encoded by the coding sequence ATGATCAGAACTATCAAACCAAAAACTGCCCGTGCCAAAAGAGAACTTGGAAAGAGGGATCCAAAGATTGTAGAGAATGTCAAGAATGCCCTTTTTGTACCGGGCAAGTCTTCAAACAAAGTTCTACACGACGTTGTCGTGGACCTCAGTTCCTTGAAGAAGCCAAATATGAAAAGGTTCAATAAAAAAAACGATATCCTACCATTTGAAGACCCTTCCAGTCTTGAATTCTTCAGTGAAAAGAACGATAGTTCTTTGCTGGTGCTGAGCTCTCATAATAAGAAAAGACCAAACACTTTGACATGGATTCGTACCTTTAACTACAAACTATATGATATGATCGAGCTCTCTATATTGAATAACTACAAACTTCTGAATGAATTCAAGCAAAGCAGAGTTGACGTCGGTATGAAACCTATGTTTGTGTTCAATGGTCCTATTTTTGATAGTCATCCTGTTTACCAACACTTGAAATCCTTGTTCCTAGATTTTTACCGTGGTGAAGAGACCAACTTGCTGGACTTAAAAGGTCTCCAACATGTGATTAGCATAAGTGCTGGAGAGATTGATGATGTTGAGGAATCCATTTCAAAGTTACCCTTAGTTCATTTCAGAGTCTATCGCTTGAAAACCTACAAATCTCCAGAACCAAAACTTCCACGAGTTGAATTGGACGAAGTCGGTCCAAGATTGACCTTTAAAGTTGGTAGATATCAATCACCAGACCCAGAGGTCGAAAAGGAGGCCCTTACTCAACCCAAACAACAGCAACCTAAGGTTAAAAAGAACGTTCAGACTGACATTATTGGTGACAAAGTTGCTCAAGTCCATGTTGGTTCTCAAGATCTGTCTAAGCTTCAAACTAGAAAGATGAAGGGTTTAAAGAAAAGATATGACCAAGTTGAGGTGGACAATGGTGACGAAGACTTCGGTAGCAATAAGAAGGCCAAGACTGATTGA
- a CDS encoding Serine hydrolase with sequence similarity to monoglyceride lipase (MGL): protein MAKPIPESTLEDLGYFPKGTPVTSDPIINGIPFRTTFWPVPEGVTVKGRILFVHGLAEHALVYTEPMDFFSQSGYECFFYDQRGAGLTAKYYKNIGVTNSTYVFDDLEAIIELNLKEAEQYHHKLFLIGHSMGGAIVSNYAIIGKHRDEISGIVACAPLIETHPKTSPNIILEYLVRGLVYVIPNHKFNSKLNIDFITSDKGYTEFLLQDRLSDPIGSLILFRDAFYRGRRLLTPEFYTKFKKDLPYLVIHGAKDYCCSGDSAKKFVDLINKNEPTAQQTITLYEEGKHSLLLEKEELRYKVYNDLLKFLDDQA, encoded by the coding sequence ATGGCCAAACCAATTCCTGAAAGCACTCTGGAAGACCTCGGGTATTTTCCCAAGGGAACTCCCGTTACCTCAGATCCAATCATAAACGGCATACCTTTCCGAACCACCTTTTGGCCCGTTCCAGAAGGTGTTACTGTGAAAGGGAGAATACTGTTTGTACACGGATTGGCAGAACATGCCCTGGTTTACACAGAACCGATGGATTTCTTCAGCCAATCTGGATATGAATGTTTCTTCTACGACCAGAGAGGTGCAGGTTTGACGGCTAAATACTATAAAAATATAGGTGTCACGAACAGCACGTATGTgtttgatgatttggaGGCTATCATTgaattgaacttgaaagagGCCGAACAATACCACCATAAGCTTTTTCTTATTGGCCATTCAATGGGCGGAGCAATTGTCAGTAACTATGCTATAATTGGCAAACATAGGGACGAGATTAGTGGAATTGTGGCATGTGCCCCTCTCATCGAGACTCACCCTAAGACATCTCCAAACATCATCTTAGAATACCTGGTGCGAGGACTCGTTTATGTGATACCCAACCACAAGTTCAACAGTAAGTTAAATATTGATTTTATTACCTCCGATAAAGGTTACACTGAGTTTCTGTTGCAAGACAGGCTTTCAGACCCCATTGGATCTCTAATTCTGTTCCGTGATGCGTTTTACCGTGGACGACGACTATTGACTCCCGAGTTCTACaccaaattcaagaaggatTTACCATATCTGGTCATTCACGGGGCCAAAGATTACTGTTGCAGTGGAGACTCTGCTAAGAAGTTTGTAGATCTTATCAACAAAAACGAGCCAACTGCCCAGCAAACCATAACGTTGTATGAAGAGGGTAAGCATAGTCTTCTCttagaaaaagaagaacttaGGTACAAAGTGTACAATGATCTTCTAAAGTTTCTGGACGACCAGGCATAG
- a CDS encoding Protein involved in pre-mRNA splicing codes for MNSNQPELVLYHLSLKRPSASVKSVIGSFTGHKSKQELIVALHSSLIVYSLDTETGQLHKEREHELFCIVQNIAKFRIPGSIQHCLIITSDSGNITLTRLNEKIEFESLVNHPLTKTGLRRLNPSCYIAVDPKNRSFMLCALEKNKMITVLNRNSEDNTIKISSPLEANISKVVTFYTCALDVGYDNPLTATIECNYDSPTKKYLSYYELDLGLNHVVKKYTEEIPFKSNFLISIPRDAEGPSGLLLCSQGIIQFKFLNKRTHCLPIPKRKNQKELSYIINGECHKMKNSFFFLLQSDLGDIFKVSVTYQEVQDDTYDTKEVSSIEIKYFDSLPVCLDLHIFKSGFLFADTETGDKYLYQFEKLGDDDDGTIWSSENYPDEESVYEDHHIYFDTKELDNLSLVYILDCLNPITDGLLDQEKSQLVLTSGGSSRSSLKLLKHELAINELASSELPGSALNIFTTKVSHKDQYDKYMVISFIDGTLVLSIGESVDEVSDSGLELQVSTIAVQQVGRNSLAQVHSHGIVHLKGLNEPSFEKSLWQPPVGAEILVASMTNSQIALGLSNRELVYFEIDEYDQLIEHKERKEMSGRISALSLGQIPDGRLRSPFLAVGCNDMTIKILSTDPNSCLEVLSLQALSSIPSDLQITNLEQGAGYFVHIGLDSGIYIRTLLNRISGQLSDTRVNYLGPKRVSLSPVKIFGKNLVLAFSDTSYLSYNSGFDAKITPLCDGKFTYGCGFISEECPENGVVGVSAENLTIFTIDQLDTDMNVKDIPLTFTPRRITLVSEDVVVVTESQHYTKNPYLNSVATEESRELYQQIGYEKSSHWSSVIETVDIQSQQVIQAINLDKELAIFGSTKVSFASHPDEVYFIVSCSVEQELLPNINKGTQLRTYKITEEGLQFLHSTETDQLVYSLTEFQGKLLAGVGNLLVLYDLGLKKLLKKSLTQTSFHQITSIDYQGFRIVISDMKQSSMFLSFNAEENRFISLCDDITQRHITCSKMLDYSTVVTGDRFGTISVLRCPEKVNKDHLDYIEAKSKMIGECPFKLKQLASYYVQDVVTSLSRGSLTVGGKQSIIYTGLQGTIGILSPIQTPSDIDFFVSLEDSLRQELLKSKHLLTGRSHLKYRGYYVPAQGVVDGDLIQYFYQLPDSTKQFISTKLDRSTLEIERKISIMRSLVAL; via the coding sequence ATGAACTCTAACCAGCCAGAGCTGGTTTTGTACCACTTGTCTCTGAAAAGACCGTCTGCAAGTGTCAAATCTGTAATTGGAAGTTTTACTGGGCATAAAAGCAAACAGGAGCTCATTGTTGCCCTCCACTCTTCATTAATTGTCTATAGTTTGGATACAGAAACGGGACAACTGCATAAAGAGCGTGAACACGAGCTGTTCTGCATTGTGCAGAATATTGCAAAGTTTAGAATACCCGGATCCATACAGCATTGCCTTATAATAACCTCAGATAGTGGAAATATCACGCTGACAAGATTGAACGAGAAGATCGAATTTGAGAGCTTGGTCAACCATCCGCTGACTAAGACTGGATTGAGAAGGCTAAATCCATCCTGCTACATTGCAGTGGATCCAAAGAATAGAAGTTTTATGCTCTGTGCCTTggagaaaaacaaaatgatAACGGTTCTCAATAGGAACTCGGAAGATAACACCATTAAAATATCGTCACCATTGGAGGCCAATATTAGCAAGGTTGTAACCTTTTATACGTGTGCATTGGATGTGGGTTACGACAATCCTTTAACCGCTACAATAGAATGCAACTATGATTCTCCCACGAAGAAATACCTCTCGTACTATGAATTAGATCTGGGATTGAACCATGTTGTGAAAAAATACACTGAGGAAATTCCTTTCAAGAgcaatttcttgatttcaatTCCCCGAGATGCAGAAGGCCCGTCTGGACTGCTCCTTTGCTCTCAAGGTATCATCCagttcaagtttctcaACAAAAGGACTCACTGTTTGCCCATTCCTAAGCGAAAAAACCAGAAAGAGCTCAGTTACATAATAAATGGAGAATGCCacaagatgaaaaattcattcttcttcttgcttCAAAGTGATCTAGGAGACATCTTTAAGGTTTCTGTTACATATCAAGAGGTCCAAGACGATACCTATGACACGAAAGAAGTGAGTAGTATTGAAATCAAATACTTTGATTCTCTCCCCGTGTGTTTGGACCTGCatattttcaaatctgGGTTTCTGTTTGCAGACACTGAAACTGGAGATAAGTATTTGtatcagtttgaaaagctggGTGACGACGATGATGGTACCATTTGGAGTTCAGAAAACTATCCGGACGAGGAATCCGTCTATGAGGATCACCATATTTACTTTGACACCAAGGAGTTAGATAATTTATCTCTGGTGTATATACTAGATTGCCTGAATCCAATCACTGATGGCTTACTAGACCAAGAAAAGTCTCAGTTGGTGTTGACATCTGGTGGCAGCAGTCGGAGCTCGTTGAAGCTACTAAAACACGAACTAGCCATCAACGAACTAGCATCTTCTGAATTACCGGGAAGTGCCCTCAATATTTTTACTACTAAAGTTTCGCACAAAGATCAATACGACAAATACATGGTTATTAGCTTTATTGATGGGACACTGGTACTCAGTATCGGGGAATCTGTTGATGAGGTGTCTGATTCAGGGTTAGAGCTTCAGGTATCTACAATCGCTGTGCAGCAGGTTGGAAGAAATTCATTAGCCCAGGTTCATTCACATGGAATAGTGCATTTAAAGGGTTTGAACGAaccaagttttgaaaaaagtTTATGGCAACCACCTGTAGGGGCTGAGATTCTTGTTGCTTCGATGACAAATTCGCAGATAGCTCTTGGTCTGAGTAACAGAGAATTGGTATACTTCGAAATTGACGAATATGATCAGCTGATCGAACACaaagaaaggaaagaaaTGTCAGGTAGGATTTCAGCGCTTTCTCTGGGCCAAATTCCAGATGGTCGACTGAGATCCCCTTTTTTAGCGGTGGGTTGCAACGACATGACCATCAAAATACTCAGCACGGATCCTAATTCCTGTCTAGAGGTGCTCTCCTTGCAAGCTCTATCTTCAATCCCTTCTGATCTTCAAATCACAAACCTTGAACAAGGTGCTGGATATTTTGTTCACATAGGACTGGACAGCGGTATTTATATTCGAACTCTTCTCAACCGTATATCAGGGCAGTTGAGTGATACAAGAGTAAATTATCTTGGACCAAAACGAGTGTCTTTATCTCCAGTTAaaatatttggaaagaaCTTGGTTCTTGCTTTCTCGGATACCTCATATCTCAGTTATAATTCCGGGTTTGATGCCAAGATAACACCTTTATGTGACGGAAAGTTTACCTATGGCTGTGGTTTTATTAGTGAGGAGTGTCCTGAAAATGGAGTTGTCGGAGTATCTGCAGAAAACCTTACGATTTTCacaattgatcaacttgataCCGATATGAACGTTAAAGATATTCCATTAACTTTTACACCTAGAAGGATCACCCTCGTTTCAGAGGATGTAGTAGTTGTTACAGAGTCCCAGCATTACACTAAGAATCCATATTTGAACTCCGTTGCCACAGAAGAATCACGAGAACTGTATCAACAGATAGGTTACGAAAAGTCTTCTCATTGGAGCTCTGTGATTGAGACAGTTGATATTCAGAGCCAGCAAGTAATCCAAGCTATAAATCTGGATAAGGAATTGGCTATTTTTGGAAGCACTAAAGTCAGTTTTGCGTCTCACCCAGATGAGGTGTACTTCATCGTGTCATGCTCTGTTGAGCAAGAGTTACTTCCCAACATCAACAAAGGAACGCAACTAAGGACATACAAGATTACAGAAGAGGGCCTACAATTTCTGCACAGCACAGAAACGGACCAACTAGTTTATTCTTTAACGGAATTTCAAGGGAAGCTATTGGCGGGAGTAGGAAACCTTCTGGTTTTGTATGATCTGggattgaaaaaattgctCAAGAAATCCCTTACCCAAACCAGTTTTCATCAAATAACTAGCATTGATTATCAGGGATTTAGAATTGTCATTTCAGACATGAAACAATCTTCAATGTTTCTATCCTTTAATGCTGAAGAAAACCGTTTTATTTCCCTATGTGACGATATTACTCAAAGACACATTACCTGCTCCAAAATGTTGGACTATTCTACCGTAGTCACTGGTGACCGATTTGGAACTATTTCCGTATTGAGATGCCCTGAAAAGGTCAATAAAGATCATCTTGATTACATTGAAGCAAAATCCAAAATGATAGGAGAATGCCCGTTTAAACTGAAGCAATTAGCAAGTTACTACGTTCAAGATGTGGTTACAAGTTTATCCAGAGGCAGTTTAACTGTAGGTGGGAAACAGTCTATTATCTACACAGGCCTACAGGGTACAATCGGTATCTTGTCTCCAATTCAGACACCTTCAGATATAGACTTTTTCGTCTCTTTGGAGGACTCTCTACGGCAAGAACTGTTGAAATCCAAGCACCTTCTAACAGGAAGAAGCCACTTGAAATATCGAGGTTACTATGTTCCAGCTCAGGGTGTGGTGGATGGTGATCTAATACAATATTTCTACCAATTGCCAGACTCAACGAAACAGTTCATTTCTACCAAACTTGACAGGAGCACACTGGAGATTGAGAGAAAGATCTCCATAATGAGATCTTTGGTCGCCCTTTAA
- a CDS encoding Mitochondrial aldehyde dehydrogenase produces the protein MSEFVAKINIPTIAEPVEVPTGLFINNEWVAAKSGKTFAVTSPIDESHLTDLQMAGADDVDIATDFAYKAFYKHKFVEPSVRGRWLYKLAELFEEHKDTIAKLESLDNGKALHCAQFDLNLVVEYLRSCAGYADKVDGRTINTGKDHLNFTKREPLGVCGQIIPWNFPILMWAWKIGPALATGNAVVLKPASATPLTALYATKLVKEAGIPAGLVNIVPGSGRGCGNAILQHPKIKKIAFTGSTAVGIDVMVAAATFNLKKVTLELGGKSPNIVFDDCELESTIQNLITGIFFNGGEVCCAGSRIYVQEGIYEQVLSKFKEEISKLKVGNPFEEGTYQGAQATPDQFECVLGYIERAKKAGAKLLTGGNRIGTKGYFVEPTVFYDCDEDLEIVKDEIFGPVASIGKFKDVAELVEKANNSEYGLAAGIHTQDLNKAFGVADQLEAGSVWINTYNDLHQSVPFGGYKTSGIGREMGLEAFDNYTQVKAVRTRLNVPTA, from the coding sequence ATGTCTGAATTTGTTGCTAAAATTAACATTCCAACCATCGCTGAGCCAGTTGAAGTTCCAACCGGTCTTTTCATTAACAACGAATGGGTTGCTGCTAAGAGTGGAAAGACTTTTGCTGTCACCTCTCCTATCGACGAGTCTCACCTGACTGATCTACAGATGGCCGGGGctgatgatgttgataTCGCCACCGACTTTGCTTACAAGGCTTTCTACAAGCACAAGTTTGTTGAGCCTTCCGTCAGAGGAAGATGGTTGTATAAGTTGGCTGAGCTTTTTGAGGAGCACAAGGATACAATTGCTAAACTTGAGTCTTTGGACAACGGTAAAGCTTTACACTGTGCTCAATTCGATCTGAACTTGGTTGTTGAGTACTTAAGAAGCTGCGCTGGTTACGCTGACAAGGTTGATGGTAGAACTATCAACACTGGCAAAGATCACTTGAACTTCACTAAGAGAGAGCCACTCGGTGTTTGCGGTCAAATCATTCCATGGAACTTCCCAATTTTGATGTGGGCTTGGAAGATTGGTCCAGCTCTTGCCACTGGTAATGCTGTTGTCTTGAAACCAGCTTCCGCCACTCCATTGACCGCTTTATATGCTACAAAGCTTGTCAAGGAGGCCGGAATTCCAGCTGGTCTTGTCAACATTGTCCCAGGTTCTGGTAGAGGATGTGGTAACGCTATCTTGCAGCACccaaagatcaagaagattgcCTTCACTGGATCTACTGCTGTTGGTATTGACGTCATGGTTGCCGCTGCTACcttcaacttgaagaaggttACATTGGAGTTGGGTGGTAAATCCCCAAACATCGTCTTTGACGATTGTGAATTGGAGAGCACCATTCAGAACCTGATCACCGgtatcttcttcaatggaggTGAGGTGTGTTGTGCTGGTTCCAGAATCTACGTGCAAGAGGGTATTTACGAGCAGGTTCTTAGTAAATTCAAGGAAGAGATCTCCAAGCTGAAGGTTGGTAATCCATTCGAAGAGGGTACCTACCAAGGTGCTCAGGCTACCCCAGACCAGTTCGAGTGTGTCTTGGGCTACATTGAGAGAGCAAAGAAGGCCGGTGCTAAGTTGCTGACCGGTGGTAACAGAATCGGAACCAAGGGTTATTTCGTTGAGCCAACTGTCTTCTACGACTGTGATGAAGACTTAGAGATTGTTAAGGATGAGATCTTTGGTCCTGTTGCATCTATTGGTAAATTCAAGGACGTCGCTGAATTGGTTGAGAAGGCCAACAACTCCGAGTACGGTTTGGCTGCTGGTATCCACACTCAGGACTTAAACAAAGCTTTCGGTGTCGCTGACCAATTGGAAGCCGGATCCGTCTGGATCAACACATACAACGACTTACACCAGAGTGTTCCATTCGGTGGTTACAAGACCTCCGGTATTGGTCGTGAGATGGGTCTGGAAGCTTTTGACAACTACACCCAGGTTAAGGCTGTCAGAACCAGATTGAACGTTCCAACCGCCTAA
- a CDS encoding Actin-associated protein, subunit of a complex (Rvs161p-Rvs167p), giving the protein MSLKGIKKAIIRTPFQLLERKTVEDQTLKEWDHDLDVSVSGLTFLTNQLTRYRKISTEILNDQIDIVHLYKRIHRPLSSQKLEPKDNQLSFDEKTQETFETDKEFDDSYRLMYLLQKQVIDRVSELETSVKAQCKEMAAHIHGVRSLIKKRNHKKVDYEMSKSNVQKIISKKDHFAEKDIENLEKNQAQMDVALETFLEFDDKIRLIVPQCLEYLSEFLNKITLKCYYEQLSIDEYIHRKIHEFSVANGIVKTDGKSPDFSTMTSDWEDQIVPIMVKIENLELIKSYQHLTNKNFLQRSTNVVKEKTLVASEKSVHTTGAILTKLSNTNQNFSFKSGSIENPVKPAHPEGIFWKPLDPFDEGFFDANLPTDTANEREKIHTPVLESSKSWMRPLSLKSDQPVPDINSPVSPVAKEEDAEEAEEPTHSPITETESSAHKATKTEPYKSIPNAKIAEALKNQNRSPQIVRCPVTTNLRSEPLVNFNLRDYVASRSSITSFIFCKQLVKNA; this is encoded by the coding sequence ATGTCATTGAAAGGGATTAAAAAGGCCATAATAAGAACACCATTTCAAttacttgaaagaaagacCGTTGAAGACCAAACATTGAAAGAATGGGACCATGACCTGGATGTTTCGGTATCTGGACTCACCTTCTTAACTAACCAATTAACCAGATATCGCAAGATTAGTACGGAGATACTGAATGACCAAATTGACATAGTTCATCTATACAAGCGGATTCATAGGCCATTGTCCTCGCAAAAGCTCGAGCCGAAGGATAACCAGCTTTCCTTCGATGAGAAGACTCAGGAGACTTTTGAGACTGATAAGGAGTTCGACGATTCATACCGGCTGATGTACCTACTGCAAAAGCAAGTTATTGATAGGGTATCGGAGCTAGAGACTTCAGTAAAGGCTCAATGCAAAGAAATGGCTGCACACATACACGGTGTTCGCTCGCTGATTAAGAAGAGAAACCATAAGAAAGTTGATTATGAAATGTCCAAGAGTAATGTCCAGAAAATAATATCTAAGAAGGATCACTTTGCGGAAAAGGATATAGAAAATCTAGAAAAGAATCAGGCCCAAATGGATGTCGCTTTGGAAACGTTTTTGGAGTTTGACGACAAGATTAGATTAATTGTACCCCAATGCTTGGAATACTTGAGTGAATTTCTAAATAAGATAACGTTGAAATGTTACTATGAGCAATTGTCCATTGATGAATACATTCACAGAAAGATACATGAGTTTTCGGTTGCCAATGGAATAGTGAAGACAGATGGCAAAAGTCCAGACTTTTCGACCATGACTTCAGATTGGGAAGATCAAATAGTGCCAATTATGGtaaagattgaaaatttggagCTTATTAAAAGTTATCAGCATTTAACCAACAAAAACTTCTTGCAGAGATCTACTAATGTCgttaaagaaaaaaccTTAGTGGCCTCGGAGAAATCTGTTCATACAACAGGTGCAATACTCACAAAACTGTCGAACACAAACCAGAATTTCAGCTTCAAGAGCGGGTCCATTGAAAACCCCGTCAAGCCGGCGCATCCGGAAggaattttttggaagccTTTGGACCCCTTTGATGAGGGTTTTTTTGACGCTAATCTGCCAACTGACACTGCTAATGAACGTGAGAAAATACACACCCCAGTCCTGGAATCGTCAAAGTCATGGATGAGGCCATTATCACTAAAAAGTGACCAACCTGTTCCTGACATAAATTCTCCTGTGTCGCCAGTAGCTAAAGAGGAAGACGCggaagaagcagaagaaCCAACACATAGCCCTATAACAGAAACTGAGTCCTCTGCCCACAAAGCAACAAAGACTGAACCCTACAAGAGTATTCCTAACGCAAAGATTGCTGAAGCTCTAAAAAACCAGAATCGCAGCCCCCAAATTGTCCGTTGTCCAGTTACAACGAATTTAAGGTCGGAACCTTTAGTGAATTTTAACCTGAGGGACTATGTAGCGTCCAGGTCATCCATCACGtctttcatcttttgcAAGCAATTAGTGAAGAATGCATAG